Proteins encoded together in one Pseudomonas sp. ADAK13 window:
- a CDS encoding DMT family transporter has product MGLLAALLWGGTDFLVGLNARAVGVKRAVYFGQALGFLIMTLLLVIFPTFLIKSLAAPLSVWLLGAAAALLTVSGALALSKAFSLGKAAIVAPLVTSYGVVTTLLSWASGEHISLIQLGCIALCVIGVILSSIHKDNGVPHNSSSRSIAYAMLAALLYGTSFWVQGRYTLPTLGPVTMLWLGYLLGLCVLVLMVLNIKDGLKIPPLKNCATLTGASLMNLGGFSAFSWGAMAGSVSVVTVISTLSGGIAAILGFVFFKERLSAVQVTGVVLVLVGAVVLHLVD; this is encoded by the coding sequence ATGGGCCTGCTGGCCGCCCTGCTCTGGGGCGGCACGGACTTCCTTGTGGGCCTCAATGCCCGAGCCGTCGGCGTAAAACGCGCGGTGTACTTCGGCCAGGCCTTGGGCTTCCTGATCATGACCCTGCTGCTGGTCATATTCCCGACCTTCCTCATCAAATCCCTCGCAGCGCCTTTGAGTGTGTGGCTCCTGGGCGCCGCAGCAGCCCTGCTGACCGTCTCAGGCGCCCTTGCGCTGTCCAAGGCCTTCTCGCTGGGCAAAGCGGCCATTGTCGCGCCGCTGGTGACGTCCTACGGTGTCGTGACTACTTTGCTGTCATGGGCCAGCGGCGAACACATCAGCCTGATCCAACTCGGCTGCATCGCCCTCTGCGTCATTGGCGTGATCCTGTCCAGCATTCACAAGGACAATGGCGTCCCTCACAACAGCTCCAGCCGCTCGATTGCCTACGCGATGCTCGCAGCGTTGCTCTACGGCACAAGCTTTTGGGTACAAGGCCGCTACACCCTGCCGACGCTTGGCCCGGTCACGATGCTTTGGCTTGGCTATCTGTTAGGCCTGTGCGTGCTGGTGTTGATGGTGCTCAACATCAAAGACGGCCTGAAAATCCCGCCGCTGAAAAACTGCGCAACGCTGACCGGCGCGAGCCTGATGAACCTTGGCGGGTTCTCGGCATTCTCCTGGGGCGCCATGGCCGGCTCGGTTTCCGTGGTGACGGTGATCAGTACCTTATCGGGCGGGATCGCGGCGATTCTGGGGTTTGTGTTTTTCAAGGAGCGACTGTCAGCGGTACAAGTAACCGGGGTCGTATTGGTACTGGTCGGCGCTGTGGTTTTGCACCTCGTCGACTGA
- a CDS encoding DUF1493 family protein: MNLAPHFPEDPAMQQLLQLLHDEIGLPKHKTIRLETSINFDLACNGSEAKQLMETLEQDFAVDLNDYDAYRYFQPPVFDVFLKRRAKGRGDKIPLTIGMLYLAIKTQRWDTQTLENLS, from the coding sequence ATGAACCTGGCCCCCCACTTCCCCGAAGACCCCGCCATGCAGCAACTCCTGCAACTGCTGCACGACGAAATCGGCTTGCCCAAACACAAAACCATCCGCCTCGAAACCTCAATCAACTTCGACCTCGCCTGCAACGGCAGCGAAGCCAAACAACTCATGGAAACGCTGGAACAAGACTTCGCCGTCGACTTGAACGACTACGACGCTTATCGTTACTTCCAGCCTCCGGTCTTCGATGTGTTCCTGAAACGCCGAGCCAAAGGTCGCGGCGATAAAATCCCGCTGACCATCGGCATGCTCTACCTGGCTATCAAGACTCAGCGCTGGGACACCCAAACCCTGGAAAATCTCAGCTGA
- a CDS encoding putative adenosine monophosphate-protein transferase Fic — MLDKYGVGQDPYCYPGSSVLRNRLDLFDEERLHQAERELSEIAVGSLPLFPPPYDLERLQHIHRTLFGDIYDWAGELRTVNIQKGDTLFCTPERIPPEAAKIIQHMAQANWFVGVTQAELVTQIAEAYGDLNVIHPFREGNGRAQRILFEQIIVNAGFSVNWWLVKNAAWIPANIDAVACDYRGLEAIFERCISTPR; from the coding sequence ATGCTCGACAAATACGGCGTGGGCCAGGACCCGTACTGCTACCCCGGTAGCAGCGTCCTGCGTAACCGCCTGGATTTGTTCGACGAAGAGCGCCTGCACCAGGCCGAGCGGGAACTGTCTGAAATTGCCGTAGGCAGCCTGCCACTGTTTCCCCCGCCCTACGACCTTGAACGCCTGCAACACATCCACCGCACCCTGTTCGGAGACATCTACGACTGGGCCGGCGAACTGCGTACGGTCAACATCCAGAAAGGCGACACCCTGTTCTGCACACCAGAGCGTATCCCGCCCGAAGCCGCAAAGATCATCCAGCACATGGCGCAGGCCAACTGGTTTGTCGGCGTTACCCAGGCCGAGTTGGTAACCCAGATCGCCGAGGCTTATGGCGACCTCAACGTGATACACCCGTTTCGCGAAGGGAACGGCCGGGCGCAGCGGATTCTGTTCGAGCAGATCATCGTGAATGCCGGGTTTTCAGTGAACTGGTGGCTGGTGAAGAACGCAGCGTGGATACCGGCGAACATCGATGCAGTGGCGTGTGATTACCGGGGGTTGGAGGCGATTTTTGAGCGGTGCATCAGCACCCCGCGCTAG